A single window of Nicotiana tomentosiformis chromosome 1, ASM39032v3, whole genome shotgun sequence DNA harbors:
- the LOC104119903 gene encoding vacuolar protein sorting-associated protein 36, which yields MAGNWLLPAQLTRSGRPVLEAGEVECSLLSSVDLLSEENPNFPHLKSGLLILTTHRLIWVQESSTTFPPTAVFIPLSAVTHIFSLKKSIKSMFASPRFRFQASLKGMVVVITLILRGKSDIDSFLEKFWEAWRRKAWEDRVVKSGSEASGSGHGSGGDVGFAVKMPVVGVAGILRKEQEMWENTDKSLQDAFQDLNALMGKAKEMVILAERMRTKLLSGSTSQATGTNDEEIGTKEEMQELLLSVGIVSPVTKESAGALYHQQLSRQLADFVKIPLERSGGMINLIDIYCLFNRARGTELISPDDLLRACSLWEKFDVPVMLRKFDSDVMVIQSKSHSDDEVFTRIRSLVTTPDTLRAGITASDAAMTLGIAPAMAKEHLLAAEAKGLLCRDVSPDGFRFFVNLLQEVDADDIFLVKDYGIYHTWVKAISAAR from the exons ATGGCCGGAAATTGGCTACTCCCGGCACAGTTGACCCGGAGTGGGAGGCCGGTGCTTGAAGCAGGTGAAGTAGAGTGCAGCCTTCTCTCCTCCGTAGACCTCCTTTCTGAAGAAAACCCAAACTTCCCTCACCTTAAATCGGGCCTCCTCATTCTCACAACTCACCGTCTTATTTGGGTCCAAGAATCATCCACCACCTTCCCTCCTACTGCTGTATTCATCCCTCTTTCAGCTGTCACTCACATCTTCTCCCTCAAAAAATCCATCAAGTCAATGTTTGCAAGCCCTAGATTCCGATTTCAGGCCTCACTTAAAGGGATGGTGGTGGTGATTACTTTGATTCTTAGGGGCAAATCGGACATTGACTCGTTTTTAGAGAAGTTTTGGGAAGCATGGAGAAGGAAAGCTTGGGAAGATCGGGTAGTAAAATCTGGGTCGGAGGCTTCGGGTTCGGGTCATGGGTCGGGTGGTGATGTAGGATTTGCAGTGAAGATGCCGGTTGTTGGTGTAGCTGGGATATTGAGGAAAGAGCAGGAGATGTGGGAGAATACTGATAAGAGCTTGCAGGATGCTTTTCAGGATTTGAATGCTCTCATG GGTAAGGCTAAAGAAATGGTGATCCTAGCTGAGAGAATGAGAACAAAGCTTCTCTCTGGCTCAACTAGTCAGGCCACTGGCACAAATGATGAGGAAATTGGCACCAAAGAAGAGATGCAAGAATTACTATTAAGTGTTGGTATTGTGTCTCCAGTTACTAAAGAATCTGCTGGTGCTTTGTATCATCAACAATTATCTCGGCAG TTGGCAGATTTTGTCAAAATTCCACTGGAGAGATCTGGAGGAATGATTAATCTCATTGACATCTATTGCCTTTTCAATCGGGCTCGCGGAACAG AATTGATCTCGCCCGATGATTTGCTGCGTGCTTGTTCTCTCTGGGAGAAGTTTGACGT ACCAGTTATGCTTCGGAAGTTTGATAGTGATGTCATGGTCATCCAGAGCAAAAGCCACAGTGATGATGAG GTATTTACTAGAATAAGATCTTTGGTTACTACACCGGACACTTTACGAGCAGGGATCACTGCTAGTGATGCTGCAATGACTCTGGGAATTGCTCCAGCTATGGCCAAAGAGCACCTTCTTGCAGCCGAGGCCAAAG GACTTCTGTGTAGAGATGTTAGTCCAGATGGATTCCGCTTTTTCGTCAATTTGTTGCAAGAAGTTGATGCTGATGATATATTCTT AGTGAAAGATTATGGAATCTACCATACATGGGTCAAAGCTATCTCTGCTGCCAG GTGA